ATTGGGACAAGATCCGGTGGTTGCCGGCATAATTATTCAACTGCCCCTGCCCCAGCATCTTGACCGGCAAGCTTTGTTTAATGCCGTGCCGGTGTTTAAGGATATTGACTTGCTTTCCGAGGAAGCTTTTCATCTGCTGTTTTTTGAAGCCGAAGAGATTTTACCTCCGGTTATTGGCGCGATTGACCGCATTTTTAAAGAACACCAACTGAATTTGACAAATAAATCCGCTGTAGTTTTGGGCGCCGGCAAATTAATCGGCATCCCCGCTTTAGCCTGGCTGGCTAAAAAAGGCGTTGAGGTTTGTTCTTTAAAGGATTGGTCTGATTCTGCTGAGTACTTTTTACCCCGGGCCGATATTTTGATTACCGGTTTAGGCAAGCCGGAGATTGTTAAGGCTGAATGCCTGAAAAACGGAGTTTGCGTTTTTGATGTTGGTTATAATTTAGTTAATGGCAAAATTAAAGGCGATGTTGATTTTGCTTCAGTCAGCAAAAAAGCAGAAATAATCACCCCGGTGCCAGGCGGAATTGGGCCTTTGGTTGTGGCTTGCTTGTTTGAGAATCTGTTCAGGCTTTATGAGAGATCTTTGGTTAATTAAGTTTTGCCAGAAATTGACACGATTTAATTAAGAGTTAAAATTAATCTAAATAATTAAAATAAAAAATATGAAACAATTCCTTATCGCTTTGGTCCTGTTTGGTTTTTTAGGCCAGAGTGCTTATGCGGGTTGGTTTGATCAAGCAGGCGATTTTCTGCTCGGTCAGATTAACCAGGTAGAAAGAGCTTTGGCGCCTGAAAAAATTCAGGAGTTAAAACAGGATTTATTCAAAGTTGAGTCCCAGGAACAGCGCCAGCAAAGACAGGAAATAAAACAGCAGATTCAGGAGCAAAGGCAGGAATTACAGCAAGAGACACAAGAGCAGCGCAAGAATTTGCGCTTAAGGGTTTTGGAAGTTAAAAAACAACCCTTAGCACAGCCTTTGGTGCCGACAGAGGTCAGGCGCGAATTGCTGAATAAAAAAGTTCAGACTCAAGAAGAGTTTTTGCAAAAGCGGGAAGAATGGCGCAACCAAATCCAGCAGCGCCAAGAAGAGTTCAGAGCCCAGATTCAGGAGAATCGGGCCGAACTAAAAACTTATATTGAAGAAAAACGGGTTGCTTTAAAAGAGCAGCTGCAGAATATCCGGGATGAGCGCAAGCAGGCGATTGTTGAGCGAATTGATCAAAGAATAGATGAACTGAATCAAAGAATGACCAATCATTTTTTGGCAGTTTTGGAAAAACTGGAAACCGTTTTGGAGCGGATTGGTTCCCGGGCCGATAAAGCCGAAGCCAATGGCCTTGATGTTTCCGCGGTTAGGTCAGCGATTACCGAAGCTGAACAGGCAATTGCCGCGGCCAGAACCGCTGTGGCAGAGCAATCAGGGAAGACCTATTTAATTAATATTACTGACGAGGAAAACTTGAAAGCTGATGTTGGCCAAGCCCGTCAAGCTTTGGCTGAAGATCTGAAAGCGGTCAGAGAAGTAATTAAATCAGCTCATGACGCAGTCCGTCGGGCCGCAGTAGCTTTAGCGCAGATTCCTCGGGTTGATGAACTGGAGATTGAGACAAGTCCGACCCCAGAGCCAGCAGATTAAATTAAAACTAATAAACTAAAACTATGAATAAGAAAAAAATTCTTTTGGCAATCGGACTGGTTGTTCTTTTGCTTGGTATCGGGCTTTATTTTTACTGGCAAACGAACCGGCAAAAAGGTTTAGAACAAGCAGTGCCGTCAGCTGAACCGATTCCATTGGAAGAGATAACCAGCGGCGACACCAGTTCAGCGATCCAGCAGGAGATTGAGAATATTGATTTGGGCGATCTGGACAGCGAACTCCAAGCGATTGACCAGGAACTGGAAAATCTATAGAAACTTTGACCCTGGTTGAATATTTATGTGTTTAAACGAGTGGGGCGGAATAGTCACCATTTTCAACTTTTAGCTATTTTCCAGAGTTTTTGGTAATCTATTTTGGGTCGGGACTCACTCGAAGAGAAATTAATTGTCCAGGATTTGATTTTTATTGCAATGAATTATTATTTATCAGTTTTAAAAAAATACGCGGAGTTTAATGGACGCGCCCGTAGAGCAGAGTATTGGTATTTTGTTCTATTTAACGCCATTATTATTTTTGGGTTAAATTTAGTAGAAACTTTGTTTGGTGGCGGAGGTATTTTGAGCGGGATTTATCAGCTAGCTGTGATAGTTCCAACTATTGCGGTCGGTGTCCGCAGAATGCATGACGTTAATAAGAGCGGTTGGTTCCTTTTAATTCCGATTTATAATTTTATCTTGACAGTTATTGATGGGACGAGGGGTGATAATAAATATGGCCCTGATCCAAAAGCAACAGGCACCAACGAGAATGTTGTTGTTTCCCAAAATTAAAAACTAGACTCGCCCCGTGGTAAACACGGGGCGAACCCTTGGTGGACCGTGCGAGAATTGAACTCGCGTCTCCCGCGTGCAAGGCGGGTGCACTGCCACTATGCTAACGGCCCCAAATCTCCAGCAGAATGAACAAAGCGCGGTGTTCTGCCAGCTGAACTACGAGCCCGGATTGGATTTAGCTTAGCTTAAATATTTTGGTTTTTCAATAAACAACCCCGCCACGTCAAACGTGGCGGGGTTGTTTATTGTATCCAATTAAAGCTATTTTTGAGGCAAAAATCTCATCATTGTGGTGCCGCAATCAGGGCAAACGCCTTTCATTGCCGGTCTGGTTTTGCCGCCTCTGGCATTGACCTTGGTTTCTTTGGCGTCTTTCATCTCTTTTTTTGCCTTGCATCTGACGCAGTATGCTTCCATAATTTTGTTTTAATGGCTTAATTCTTACTTAATAATAAACTATTTTTTAGATTAGTCAAATTTAATTCAGGTTTGGTCTTCTAAAGCAGTTTGAGCAGTAATTTCATTTTTGTTTCTTAAAATCTTAAAGCTGATTGGTTTGCCTTGATTCTTTTTCCTTAAAATCTGCTTTAAGCTGTTTTTCTGGGTGATTTTTTCATTGTCTGCTTCCAAAATGATGTCGCCTTCTTTTAAGCCGGCCCGGTCAGCCGGGCTATGGGGGATAACGCCTTGGCCGTCCGGTTCTGGCTCGCGCAAAATATAAGCGCCGTAATCAACCGGCAGGTTGTATTTTTGTTTAAGATCTTTATTTAAAGTAATATAGCGGATGCCAAGATAAAACCGCTTAATTTTGCCGAATTTTTTAATATCCGCCAAATCCTGTTTAATTAAGTCTATCGGGATGGCAAAGCCAATGTTTTCATAGCTGTTAATCATCGCGGTGTTAAT
This genomic window from Patescibacteria group bacterium contains:
- a CDS encoding DUF805 domain-containing protein — protein: MNYYLSVLKKYAEFNGRARRAEYWYFVLFNAIIIFGLNLVETLFGGGGILSGIYQLAVIVPTIAVGVRRMHDVNKSGWFLLIPIYNFILTVIDGTRGDNKYGPDPKATGTNENVVVSQN
- a CDS encoding DUF5679 domain-containing protein, yielding MEAYCVRCKAKKEMKDAKETKVNARGGKTRPAMKGVCPDCGTTMMRFLPQK
- a CDS encoding bifunctional 5,10-methylenetetrahydrofolate dehydrogenase/5,10-methenyltetrahydrofolate cyclohydrolase, translating into MIIVDGKKIAEKVLRGLKQSPVKEQLKRKKISAVAVEPNQETVHFLKQKQKIAQELGLNFEVLEFPKNLSIKELVNEIRQLGQDPVVAGIIIQLPLPQHLDRQALFNAVPVFKDIDLLSEEAFHLLFFEAEEILPPVIGAIDRIFKEHQLNLTNKSAVVLGAGKLIGIPALAWLAKKGVEVCSLKDWSDSAEYFLPRADILITGLGKPEIVKAECLKNGVCVFDVGYNLVNGKIKGDVDFASVSKKAEIITPVPGGIGPLVVACLFENLFRLYERSLVN